In Massilia antarctica, the following are encoded in one genomic region:
- a CDS encoding N,N-dimethylformamidase beta subunit family domain-containing protein, translating into MLRSEWHSGRFAPARGADEDWHWPRYEFAIPLAWPSSVYIAYLEDEGGPPFDIALSSAAALFVVRGRGGADVLYKIPLATFHAYNYSGGGCLYANPPRSRSPPGTRLSLLRPGGGIGGEPWGAPDYYDEGSARQTFAHWDAPFIRWLAGEGYSADFCLNSDIHHDVGLLARGYRLLLSVGHDEYWSEDARDHVEDFIGSGGNVAFFAANVCWRRIHYVDEGGAIVCLQGGPYGARDHWWPVTGAGRPEDALAGVSYRHGGGWWDGPRSTQGYVVQQAGHWVFSGTGMKNGDVFDAVSSPPLVGYECDGAQLAYMDGADGVVRLATQAGSNGTPASFVLLAANMLGEGWQELPARSGFAAREGVHAATMGIHTRKGAVFTTGTTDWAQVLASGNNAVVVRITRNVLAHLTTL; encoded by the coding sequence ATGTTGCGTTCGGAGTGGCATTCCGGCCGTTTCGCGCCGGCCAGGGGCGCCGATGAGGACTGGCACTGGCCCCGCTATGAGTTTGCGATTCCTCTCGCATGGCCTTCATCGGTGTATATCGCCTACCTGGAGGATGAGGGCGGGCCGCCGTTCGACATCGCCCTGAGCAGTGCGGCCGCGCTGTTCGTTGTCAGGGGGCGTGGTGGCGCGGACGTGCTCTACAAGATACCGCTGGCGACCTTCCACGCCTATAACTATAGCGGCGGGGGATGCCTTTACGCGAATCCGCCGCGTTCGAGGTCGCCGCCAGGAACCCGCTTGTCGCTGTTGCGCCCGGGTGGCGGGATTGGCGGCGAGCCCTGGGGTGCGCCCGACTATTACGATGAAGGCTCTGCCCGGCAAACATTCGCTCATTGGGACGCGCCGTTCATCCGCTGGCTCGCAGGGGAAGGGTACAGCGCGGATTTCTGTCTCAACTCGGATATCCATCACGACGTGGGCTTGCTGGCGCGTGGATATCGCTTGCTGCTCAGCGTGGGACACGACGAATACTGGAGCGAAGATGCACGCGACCATGTCGAGGACTTTATCGGCAGCGGGGGCAATGTCGCTTTCTTCGCGGCGAACGTGTGCTGGAGGCGCATCCATTATGTGGACGAGGGGGGCGCGATTGTTTGTCTTCAGGGTGGACCGTACGGCGCGCGCGATCATTGGTGGCCGGTCACGGGAGCAGGCCGGCCTGAGGATGCGCTCGCCGGCGTGAGCTACCGGCATGGAGGTGGCTGGTGGGATGGTCCGCGGTCCACCCAAGGCTACGTGGTTCAGCAAGCGGGTCATTGGGTTTTTTCCGGAACGGGGATGAAGAACGGCGATGTGTTCGACGCGGTGTCGTCGCCACCCCTGGTTGGCTACGAGTGCGATGGCGCGCAGCTTGCGTATATGGACGGGGCTGATGGGGTCGTCAGGCTGGCAACGCAGGCCGGCAGCAATGGAACCCCGGCCAGCTTTGTCCTTCTGGCGGCGAACATGCTGGGCGAGGGTTGGCAGGAGCTCCCGGCGCGTTCCGGTTTTGCGGCAAGAGAAGGAGTGCATGCGGCCACGATGGGCATCCATACGCGCAAGGGAGCAGTTTTCACCACAGGCACGACAGATTGGGCACAGGTGCTTGCTTCCGGGAACAATGCGGTTGTGGTGCGCATCACGCGTAACGTTTTGGCGCATCTGACGACGCTGTAA